DNA sequence from the Cyprinus carpio isolate SPL01 chromosome B13, ASM1834038v1, whole genome shotgun sequence genome:
AAATGCAAGAAAACACCCATTTAACTGCAATACCACGTATgtgtatctatgtgtgtgtatacaatatTAGTATATGAAATTAagggaattaattatttttacttctaaaaacatactgtaaaattgtATTGTCTGgtaacttaattattttttatgttagtgggtttttactttaacattttaacatttgttttctattaaaatgactaaatttttttagagtgcaatacatttgtttttttccagctgttGTTGTGCACTACTGTTTGACCAGTGTGGGAAAAAGGTCAATTCCCATGAAAGATTAGTCAGCCTGatctgtggggggaaaaaaaacggaaaaaaaaaaacctcggaCAATTCTGGCCATATTTGGCAACTAAGAGTTACCCAGAAACTGCTGGTTCATAATGTGATTTGATCTGGAGTGTCTCTGATTTCAGAATTGACACAGTCTGTTAAAATGATGCTTGTTTTTAAACTGATGTTAAAaatctttttctgtctctttagTATGGTAGTGTTAGTGGCATGCCCGTCTAAAGGAGAGGGGGATGAGGAAATCGAGGGTGATGTGGGTCTGGAGTTGAAGGTGAACTTTTCAGAAAAGGCTGTGCTTCGTAACGCTCGTCTGTCAGGAAAGTGGGGCGCTTCAGAAACTGCCCTGTCTTTCTTCCCCTTTGCTCCAGGAGAGCCCTTTAAGGTAAACAGTCGGAATGCGTGTTTGGAGGTTGTGATCACAGCTAATAAAGCTTAAGTCTTTGGTAATGTCCCACCTTTCTGTCACTATGATGTTGTTTCTATCTTCTGTCTCTCTCAGATGGAGATTGTGTGCGAGCACCAGCAGTTCCGTATTCTGGTGGATGGGCAGCCGTTGTGTGGTTTCACTCACAGACTAACTCAGCtcgcatctctcactgctcttagAGTACATGGAGATCTACAGCTCACCAAAGTGGCTTAAGCAAGTGAAGAATTGTCTGCCATAATGGCATAGACTATTCATAGAAGCAACTTAGCTGAGGTTTTAGAATCCTGGGCGTACTGTACACAATTGTCTTAAAATTCCCGAACTCCCtcagttcatttaaaacatttagaacTCAATTCGGTtgggtctgtgtttgttttggtagGCTAATGGGCCATTTTGTAAAATTTCTCTAGTGATTTTTATTTGTAGTGGCAAATGAGCCTGTTCAGTTCAAaatagttttgtgtttgtttgggcaCATTTGTAGTAGAAAATATCTGAAGGTTGATCTGAACCAGCTTTGATCAATCCAGATaacataaaaattcaaattaagaATTATTTTCCATAAACTAGGTCAGATAGAAGATTTCTTTTATAtagcttttataataaataatgtacggccttttttttttttgcttttgattaGATATTTAGTTTCTTTGGCTCTTTGATACAGAAGCAAAAGTGCCTTCATTGGTTCAATTAGATGCACTTATACAGTAGAGAACTTTGGGTGTTTTTGTAGCAGTTATTGTTGTAGTTCAAATCATTTacacatttggcagatgcttttatccaaagcaacttacattgcattcaaggtatacattttgaTCAGTTCCTGCATTCACTTAATCAAATCCGTAATCCTTGACGTTGATAGCAACATTCTCTACAGTTTGAGATACAGGAATGTTTTTTGATTGCCTGtctaaaaaaattgttaaatcatTCCAACAGAACAGAATAAGTCAGAATCATaagagaaacatttttgtttatcctTTGTTCACTTGAATGTACTGCAGAACAGGTTTGATGATATTAGGAACCTAAGGATTCATAACGGACACCCGAATGTTCACTTTAAAATGCAATTCCCTGCAATTGTATTGGTTTGAAGAAAAAGGACTCAAAGTCCATCTGAAGCCTGTACTTGGTGCTGTCAATCTACTCACTTTAAGCTGCAAATGAAGCATGTATTAAAAGCAAGGTTTACTTGAATGTCTTTAAACATCTAATAATTGCAATATGTACTGCAAACagtaaacttttcttaaaaaactTTTAAGAAGGTCtgattatttatgttatttaatgtgtgtgtctgtgtcaaaGTGTGTATTTGGGAatgtttgaaagagagagagcgagaaataTGCTTACAGGCATAGTGTGTTTTTAAACCATAGCAACAAACCAACAGATCTGTGAAAGACATGAAGTCATTTCTGTTACCTGCCAAAACAGGTAAAAACATGCTAATGGTCCATAACAAAACTGGCAGGTATGCACATCAAAGATACGATTCCCAAATGACAATTAcacaaatataacttttattttacaaaatttgacaaaataaatttcacaatGACCATCATTTATGCTTTCAAAGGACATTCACTGAATGTATAAACTTTACCACCTGTATATTATATCAAACATTACATACAGACTTTATCAGGGACATTAAAACTTTGGTGAAATCTGAATTTTATATGGAAATATTCTATATGCTGAATGAAGCCTCATGCTGGCCCCATGTGTATtacctatttttttattatgacttttttatttgaatattttttatttgttactagCTGTATAACACTGTATATCTTTCCACATACACAAATACCACATTTACAACTATTAAAATGGCACAATATTTCTAAATAGTTGTGTGACAGACAGAAATATAAATttagcaaaaacaataaaattaacaataccAACAATGACCTAATTAAGTCAGTTGTCTAATAGCTTGGATCCAGTCTATCCTCTCTTCGTGTGCTGGCGCCTGGATGTAATAGTGTGTGTCCATCTGAGTGATGATTTTAAAGAGGTTCCCCTGGACTTTACCTTTAACACCTGAAGATTACAGGAAAGTGACCATTAGCCTTTGTGTTCACAGTGTTTACCTGTCAATATTACTGCTACCTTGACAACAAGACCCAAATCATTGCTGTTCAGTGTTTTCGGTCCGTGGCAAAGTCTTTACTTAATTTTGATTCATATCTGGAATTGCTTTGTAAATAGTCATTGAGAAACAGGTAGTCATCAGACTTCAGACACATCCACAGATGAGTTGTAAGTCTGACTTACTCACCTGACGGTATGCCGTTATCATCCAGAGCAGACACCAGACAGCCACGCAGAGATATACTGCCAACCGGAGTGATGTCATCCTGGGAAAGtcagcacaaaaataaacatcacatGATATTTTTAGACTTTAGCATAAAATGTGCTTATACAGTCTGTGAATTGCAGGTCAGCGTTCTCACCTTGCTGGGATCATAATAGTGCAGGAAACCAGGCTCCGCTCTCAAAACAAACAATCTCACCTTCCAGTTCTTCACCTTGTGCCCCtgacacacagaaaaaaagactgTTGGTATCACAGATAAGCACTTTTCAGTTCAAAACTTCTAATTATAGTGGAGAGCTCACTTGTTTGAGCAGGTAACCTCTCTTCACCACTTTTCCACTGAGTTCCACCGCAGACCGAGACTTCTCTGCTTTTACACTGCCTCGTTTCTGGAAGCTTTGGGACTGTTTGAGAAATCATATCCATTCAGTTTAGGACATCTTGTATCTagtataaataattacaaaagcaCTGAATAGAGAATAAAACAAGACAGGGATTTGAAACTTACAAAGCAGTAGAGTGCAGTGGAGTCATCGAGGAACTGTTCTCCTAGAGCTGCATTACGGAGAGCGTCTGCGCTCCTGATCCCAATGGGCCGCAGGGAGGCCTCATCCAGCAGTGCAGAGGCTAATGTTACTGCCTCCACACGGGTCAGAGCCAGCTTATTAAACACAAGCCAGTCCACCACTGCTGAGCCTACACAcgtacaaacaaaaaacagtttgcCAGTCAGTATGCTGAAGGCTATAGTTAAACTATTCAAACTATTCATTCACTCAACAGATTGGTTCAAATACACTGAATCAAATAGGAACAAACAAGCAACTCATTGTAAGAAGAGAAAACAGACAAACTAACTAGTGATATTGTGTCTAAAAAGTAAGGAATCACATTATACAGTTGAACATCATACACATAAAATAGTTTGGGGCTAGAAAGGGACttagattacaaaaaaaatctatttcaaataaatgctgttcttttgaactttctattcaacaaagatatctgaaaagtatcacagtttacacaaaactatCAAAtcaagtgatttctgaaggatcatgtgacactaaaaactggattcatggctgctgaaaattcagctttgccatcacaggaataaattcttaACATtcctaaacatttaaaagggattttataaaaaataaagatcatCAGCAGAGAATGTAATGTCTTTAATAATGCACATTCATGCTTTATTGTGTaaaatcattgtgtttttgagTATCTGACCTGAGAAACAGTTGGTGTAAGAGCTGCCCTGCTCAACATGACTGCACAGCCGGACACCAGTGTGCACATCATACATGGAGTCCACCACCTGACTAATAAACAGACACACATTTAGATATGATGTCacaaacacatattcacatatacTGACAAACTACAAATATAGCTACCTGAGGTTGACATTGTGTAGCTGGAGTGATGTGGATCCTTTAACTTGTGAAGGGGAGGTGGTCTGTGCATTCTGTGGGTTAAGGTTCTGTACCACTGCACCAATCGCTGCAGCCCATTCATCACGTTCCTCTCTTGTGCAAGCCTCCAGAAAGTGCTCCTCTGACGTGCTGGTCTGCAGCTTCATCACCAACTGCAGGGTGTTAAATGTGGTTACTATGACAAACAGTTCTTCGGCCACAGaactaaacaaacattttacattgtTGACGATAAGCACAGCACTgtcttttgtaagaaaaaaaatgcataaatgaaactGGCACAAACAACATGCCACAGAAAACCCCATTCACTCTGTGTTGATTACAGCTGTTACACAACGTAGAATATAAATCAAAGACATTGGAAAAATTTACCGGTAGAAATAAAGTTTGCTTCTGACATGCTAGTGCATGTGAACATTGCAAACAAAAGAATGAAAGGTTAATTCATATGAAGCATTACCAGAGGCTGTGAACATTTCAAGCACTTACTAAGTAAGACACTCCCAGTGTTGGTTTAACTAAACCACTGATAAGCCACTTCTCAATAGCCTACTATCTGTTTGTAGGCAGTGGAAAGAACCAACTGACCTTGCATTAGCTATATTGaaatatgcagttattttatttttaaattcctttaCAGCAGATTCTAAAACGGcactatattgtatattgtaactTGTAAATATATAGCATAAAACATCACTTACCGGTCTGTTCTCGTACTCCAGATAAGGACATGTGATTTTGCAGACACTCAACGGTATCGTCCCTCGATGGCAGGAATCCCGTTTGCCTCcctcatatttataatacagAAGTCTGTCCGATTTAAGTACAAACCAACGAACTTTCCAGTTTTGAACCACATGACCCTAAAAATGAACATCATTTGATAATAAGCCAATAACAATTAGGAATTAATTTGTCAGTATGggaatagattaaaaaaaaaagttcaaaagtctCTTACCCTTTTCACCAGAAAGCCCTCTTTAAGGACGCCGTTATTTTCTGATTCAGTGCCCATGTCTAACTGTAGTCTCAATAAGCAGATAAGCGCTTCATCAGGTGTTTTATAGCAGCTGTGGAATTCCACGGAATGTGCGTCACTGCGCGCACCTCCTATCGGCGCCCACGGGTTTTAGATACACAATCAACGCTGAGCAAGAGAACTTTGTCTGGGCGTGCGTTTGatgagaggaagaagaaaaaacaataatgttaaaataaaaaactaaattattagaACTCGTAAAGTTTAATTAGGCAACGATAGAATTAAATGAATATGATTCTATTAAATCTTACAACGAAAACAACTCTCCGTTTGGACATTCCGGTAGGGGGCTGCTTTCATGAGTCACCAAGACGCAGTCAGACTGAGTCACTTAACTGAGTCTGGTTCAGGTGAGATTCAGCTGCTCAGAGACCGGATGTTTGTTGCTATGGCAGTGCAgccatgaaaataacattttaaaactcaTGTAGGCCTACAAATTGTATTtccttagtaaaaaaaaaaactgtaagctTTACCTTAATATACCGTAACAGTACAACTCACAGTAggcaaaaaaaaatggttacattataaccatatatattttatattaatgtttcatGTTTAGATGTAATTCAGATTTGTTATAAATGTTGTGAATTGCAATTATTGTTTAGTCTACATATACAGAGGAGCTCAAGGTTAGttgttattcttttttcttttgttccgTAATTGTCAGTATTTCAGTTATTGTACTGCATtgttctgaatgtttcttcagaaCATTACCGAATTCTAAATGTTACCGTCACTGTAAACAAGTTTGTGTACGGACTGCTAggaaaatattctaaaattctaaattaCATAACACACACGATTTTGGACATAAAACCGGAATTTGCCAACAGACATGAATAGCTGTGCCGAGATATCCTTGTGTGTGGATCATATGCTCAGAAATTAGCGGCCATATTCCTACATGAACTGCGTGAAGATGATAAATTATGGCGGGAACAAGGCCAAACcgcagttacaaaaaaaaaaaaaaaaaaaacacctttcatTGTTCATTCACTTCTGAAGTGCACTAGATGGTGCTCTGGCGCAGCAGTTGAGTATTCGGGAACTGACGATTCAAAATACACAGTCTATGCTCAAAACTGATTCTATGAATTTTTTTGCACAGCttccttttgttttctgttatttaagGTAAAACCATGCCAGTCCATAATATAAACAAgatatccattaaaaaaaaatcccgaTTGTTATATGTGCTTGTAAAAGAGTTGGAAAATGTGAAACCTTAGGTTGGGGAACATGTAGTTGGTGTTATGATGCAAATGAGCAAATTCCCAGTTTGAACAAGTTTGTGAGTATTGCAGATCCTGGACACAAAGCTAAAATCCCGGACCTGCTGATCCACTTTTAATTGAAACACACAGGACAGACAAAGGTACACAGCCCCCTGGTtacagttgtttgtgtgtgtgtgtgtgtgtgtgtgtgtgtgtgtgagagagagagagagagagagagagagactgaaaacaTTTATGTCCTATTTAATTaccacattgattttttttaaatatattttttaaatattatttttatttaaaaaaaaatttcacttgACACTTGACTGCTgctatttttattgtcttttatgaCCATTTTTAGTATTTGATTGTATGGTTGCTATGGAAACGATACATTACACAAATACTTTCACACACAAAGATCAGCTGGTTTAGTGGGATTTGCTGCAGCTGGGGGTGTGTCATCAGAAATGATCATTAACACTGTTCAAACAGCGATCCCGAAAGTTCTGACGTAAATTAAATCACACCCGGATGTAGGCCTTTAAAAGAGCAGCACAATCAGAGGGGTTAAGGAGCACAAACATTCAGACCCACACAAACATCCTTTGTCTGTTTATAGTGTTTCCTCTGGGTTTGGAGAATGGTGGTAATAAATCACTATATACTGTTATCAAGCCGTAGTACAGTTGTCAAATCATATAAAACGTAAATGAAAGTGTCTTTTATGAACATACACATAAAATCCCATTAAAATTTAACACAGTGGATTCTTTTACAAGCaatgttatcttttttatttctataacatCAGGATGCCCGACTGGGATAAAACAATCTTTGTGTGTATGCATACAAAATACAGTCAATATGAACAAAATatcagctttt
Encoded proteins:
- the LOC109100614 gene encoding galectin-related protein B-like; protein product: MEDKGNIRNEEDYVGKIKGGLRPTMRLVVMGIVHKQPKSMVVLVACPSKGEGDEEIEGDVGLELKVNFSEKAVLRNARLSGKWGASETALSFFPFAPGEPFKMEIVCEHQQFRILVDGQPLCGFTHRLTQLASLTALRVHGDLQLTKVA
- the plek2 gene encoding pleckstrin-2, which produces MGTESENNGVLKEGFLVKRGHVVQNWKVRWFVLKSDRLLYYKYEGGKRDSCHRGTIPLSVCKITCPYLEYENRPLVMKLQTSTSEEHFLEACTREERDEWAAAIGAVVQNLNPQNAQTTSPSQVKGSTSLQLHNVNLSQVVDSMYDVHTGVRLCSHVEQGSSYTNCFSGSAVVDWLVFNKLALTRVEAVTLASALLDEASLRPIGIRSADALRNAALGEQFLDDSTALYCFSQSFQKRGSVKAEKSRSAVELSGKVVKRGYLLKQGHKVKNWKVRLFVLRAEPGFLHYYDPSKDDITPVGSISLRGCLVSALDDNGIPSGVKGKVQGNLFKIITQMDTHYYIQAPAHEERIDWIQAIRQLT